One Vanacampus margaritifer isolate UIUO_Vmar chromosome 20, RoL_Vmar_1.0, whole genome shotgun sequence DNA window includes the following coding sequences:
- the lama1 gene encoding laminin subunit alpha-1 — protein MNLFLFLLLLLMQQTACQQRGLFPAILNLASNADIASNATCGEPEAEVYCKLVEHVPGRLIKNPHCPKCDGNSILSKERHPITNAIDGTNRWWQSPSIKNGRQFHWVTITLDLKQVFQVAYIIIKAANSPRPGNWILERSMDGVTFDPWQFYAISDSECLSRYDVAPRLGPPTYKGDTEVICTSYYSRLEPLEHGEIHTSLINSRPGADDLTSELLNFTSARFIRLRLQRIRTLNADLMTLSARDPRDIDPIVTRRYYYSIKDISVGGMCICFGHARNCPLDPVTKKLQCVCEHNTCGTSCNHCCPGYHQLPWQPGTLSEGNTCQKCNCHNKASDCFYNQTVADLRLSVNVRGVRHGGGVCLDCQQNTAGVNCETCADRYFRPEQVSPYSERPCVECDCDLSGAESSVCASDDTSPGASAGQCACKTGFAGRRCDRCAFGFRDFPLCARCECHLAGSINRDPCDDCICKANVMGGNCDLCKSGFYNLQAANPLGCTDCFCFGVSDVCESSTWSSAQVVSADAWLRPSSALHEYSTILGNELPASGNVSSGEERELWWEAPDGFLGNKLSSYGGLLNYSVVYLGSLDGKQRFVPAQTDVVVQGNGRALRLSPPHVLFLSPLAEHPVAVRMLPDQFVDEQTGVQVSRDDLLSVFAEVASLRVEVHLNNSADGAMRLAVVSLDAADSQSASGVPAVAMETCECPWGYSGTSCESCLAGFYRVGGVLFGGNCMQCECHDHASRCDVNGVCLGCVHHTTGPRCDRCLPGFYGDATEGTADDCRRCACPLTEPSNSFSPTCVLDSFGHVSCDQCQEGYAGSKCHECSDGFYGNPQVVGGTCARCQCNGNVDAEEAGHCDNVSGECLRCRHNTAGRRCEICASGFYGDAVQQKNCQDCDCDVNGSLSSVCDAATGQCACRDNVTGRACDRCQPGFFAPAGGSGCVACDCDPKGSLGGSCDDGGRCRCVAGVDGDRCDRCGRGYFGFRDDGCTACTCNHTGGNCHPQTGECVCPAHTEGDSCGRCEAGYWGRHPVTGCKPCDCSAEGSSAPQCELTNGQCPCREGFSGRSCDLCAPGHYGYPACSPCGCDVAGTEDDSCNRTLGVCDCRRAGECACKAAVSGRRCQECISGFFALSWENPDGCSPCFCSGLSEDCEERAGLVRAHITLARSPALLPLVSQSNLEGVISGVYQQGGDMLLDTRQLNSSGLSAPLYWRLPPQFEGQQLLSYGGVLSYVVTFYADDAEGLANQEPQVLMRGGALRKLLIYTDMVAPDNGIRTQHDIRLTEHKWRYFNSVSEKAVSRSDFLSVLNDLQYVIVKASYGTRLQQSRISNITMETAREEQEAGESGAGPVARLIESCFCPAGYAGSSCQECAAGFFRQPLSELPPQARKSAFVRPCVACRCNEHSSDCDARSGRCQDCQHHTSGRSCELCSPGYYGNVSGSISDCSPCACPLQDNSFSPTCESEGTLGDFRCTSCLTGYEGRYCERCSLGYYGNPSLPGGACTPCGCSEWGSLHPLCDQLTGRCRCNAGVKGATCDQCDERHVLEGSRCWPCDDDCTGGLLDDLERTRWHWRAANVSGAAMAPYRQLVALNKQTASMQLMFAERTSSELPTSGAEEDLTQLTSDLSLLTTKATNVSHDCEQVGVAANDSLSHASRLMEKIQRVQDRIEALAKEAEQLNGAAEAALETANRTRLLDQTAAMLESLRAVNLSAAASAARHQLSLSESLMKLLQHQFLPGAGNRLRPVAAGLDASMQKLQEVKTRLEDAEKENVQTHLVMNATNARLSHHKAAHQNVTVAYACVEDEMEAGQLLLNDVLNLTGAFTNISATDVLGGELDQWRPLLRKKVEALVMGLKSTDSLERVYQAESHAHLLRSHALSLHGALSSVWNASQNSSQLVSLDADIADGVDEARRAASDARKSAGLAANMTSQSEQLLSAEGGARLSAIAAVLNESHAIAKTAEDARLKITAVTTRQRMLSKRVRNASGLLHQPIRELQSLSNGSLQPQEARSQAAIAHASLQEALQHLNNLQQQLRDSSSVVEKSNLSAAETNQLMTHAYSTANEAQRRLEEAEHRTQRLSEKIKPLNMLGESLSRNMSDIRELIEQARRQAASIKVAVQADGGCVRSYRPQIQSSNFNTLTLTLKTKSPNNLLFYVGSKTTVEFLAVEMHNGKVSLLWDVGSGSTRLEYPGLNIANNRWTVINATRLGSRGFLTVHQLEAAPSQTAMAASPGPARVLHIDNGTVVHIGGLADDTQGPPALQWSKFQGCLGEASLNEKNIGLWNYVSRQGQCGGCFSSPQAEETAFHFDGSGFSLVQKSLRATSTSIVLLFKTLSPGGLLLYLASNNTRDFLSIELVEGCVRLTFDLGSGPLVLTSSRKYNTGVWYKVTLQRNRRKGYLSIMAADQSSEKEVLEAESPGSASDLNRSDLDPIYIGGLPASRPIRRQVVSRSYVGCIKNVEIARLNFDLLRDAYGVRKGCVVEAVRSVSMFSGGFVQIAPHALGQEAEFLFSFKSNNQSGILLAALTENHSQRRHFLSVHLLHGSLEAELGEKGADGRRVAVTAAEGGSFADGNKHSVIVNINRKSLSIQVDEGNVKSASLLPGGFSRLSTASFFVGGLPSGDESGLPIRLQKISKLFRGCVQHLVLGDRLVDLSAAVRYEGAALDSCLLEEQIRGAVLPEDQDAEPTLDPSQLSAASPIQLTPADLTCTPEAELSFLPTAAHFGSSRHSHMTFTIDPVAVRKSVSLRLSLRTRAQDGLLLLLSDANQMDFAILRLAAGRALMSADLGKGAATAASSVAVNDGKWHTVTADVSRRSVWVSVDASAPDSVAVRGNQLDVNSRLYLGGLPRAHNTRRINVTTSLRGCLHSVSVNGVMLDLSRPTSQHDVTSCFSKEETGSYFNGSGYAALMRDGYKVGSDVSVSLEFRTGQSEGVLLGISSAKVDAIGLEMIKGQVVFNVNNGAGRVWVASGGPVLCDGRWHRLLARKTKHTLSLSVDGRSNSITNPYPQSTSAETNNPVFVGGYPDGIKQNCLSIKSAFRGCLKNVHLVKSHLSSRLDLSQAYYSLGVAPDSCPAA, from the exons atgaacttgtttctgtttctgttgctgctgctgatgcAGCAAACCGCTTGCCAGCAGAGAG GTCTGTTCCCGGCCATTTTGAACCTGGCCAGCAACGCCGACATCGCCAGCAACGCCACGTGCGGCGAGCCGGAAGCCGAAGTTTACTGCAAGCTGGTGGAACACGTTCCGGGACGCTTGATCAAGAATCCTCACTGTCCAAAGTGTGACGGCAACTCCATTTTATCCAAAG AACGCCATCCCATCACGAACGCCATCGACGGAACCAACCGATGGTGGCAAAGTCCGAGCATCAAAAACGGGCGTCAGTTCCACTGGGTCACGATTACGCTGGACCTGAAACAG GTCTTCCAAGTGGCCTACATCATCATCAAGGCGGCAAACTCTCCTCGACCAG GTAACTGGATCCTGGAGCGTTCCATGGATGGCGTGACCTTTGACCCGTGGCAGTTTTACGCCATCAGCGACTCTGAGTGCTTGTCTCGCTACGACGTGGCGCCGAGACTGGGCCCGCCCACCTACAAAGGTGACACGGAGGTCATCTGCACGTCTTACTATTCCAGGCTGGAGCCGCTGGAGCACGGAGAG atCCACACGTCGCTGATCAACAGTCGGCCCGGAGCCGACGACTTGACCTCCGAACTCTTGAACTTCACCTCCGCCCGTTTCATCCGACTTCGGCTGCAGCGAATCCGAACGCTCAACGCCGACCTGATGACCCTGAGCGCCCGCGACCCCCGAGACATCGACCCCATCGTAACCCGCCGG TATTATTACTCCATCAAAGACATCTCGGTGGGCGGGATGTGCATCTGCTTCGGACACGCCCGCAACTGCCCGCTGGACCCGGTTACCAAG AAACTGCAGTGCGTGTGCGAGCACAACACTTGCGGGACGAGCTGCAACCACTGCTGCCCCGGTTACCAccagttgccatggcaacccggGACCCTCTCTGAGGGGAACACATGCCAAA AGTGCAACTGTCACAACAAAGCAAGCGACTGCTTCTACAATCAAACGGTGGCCGATCTGAGATTGAGCGTGAACGTCCGCGGCGTCCGCCACGGGGGCGGAGTCTGTCTGGATTGTCAGCAGAACACCGCTGGAGTCAACTGCGAGACCTGCGCCGACCGTTACTTTCGACCCGAGCAG GTCTCGCCGTATTCCGAGCGGCCGTGTGTGGAGTGCGATTGCGATCTCAGCGGCGCCGAGTCGTCCGTCTGCGCCAGCGACGACACTTCGCCAG gtGCTAGCGCAGGTCAGTGCGCGTGTAAAACTGGTTTTGCAGGCCGCAGGTGCGACCGCTGCGCTTTTGGATTCCGAGATTTTCCTCTTTGCGCTCGTTGCGAGTGTCACCTCGCCGGCAGCATCAACCGGGACCCGTGTGACGACTGCATTTGCAAA GCCAACGTGATGGGGGGCAACTGCGACCTGTGCAAATCTGGATTCTACAACCTGCAAGCCGCCAACCCGCTGGGCTGCACCGACTGCTTCTGCTTCGGCGTGTCGGACGTCTGCGAAAGTTCCACGTGGTCGTCTGCGCAG GTGGTTTCCGCAGATGCTTGGCTCCGCCCCTCCTCCGCCCTCCACGAATACTCCACCATCCTGGGCAACGAGCTTCCCGCCTCGGGGAATGTCTCCTCTGGAGAAGAACGAGAACTGTGGTGGGAGGCGCCCGACGGTTTCCTTGGCAACAAG CTGTCGTCCTACGGGGGTCTCCTGAACTATTCCGTGGTTTATCTCGGCTCGCTGGACGGCAAGCAACGTTTCGTCCCGGCCCAAACTGACGTCGTCGTTCAG GGCAACGGGCGAGCGCTCCGCCTCTCGCCGCCGCACGTCCTCTTCCTCTCGCCGTTGGCCGAGCATCCCGTCGCCGTCCGGATGCTCCCGGATCAGTTTGTCGACGAGCAAACGGGCGTTCAAGTTAGCCGCGACGACCTGCTGTCCGTTTTCGCTGAGGTGGCGTCGCTGAGGGTCGAAGTTCACCTGAACAACTCTGCCGACGGAGCGATGCG CCTCGCCGTCGTGTCTCTGGACGCGGCCGACTCGCAGTCTGCGAGCGGCGTCCCGGCGGTCGCCATGGAGACGTGCGAGTGTCCGTGGGGTTACAGCGGCACTTCCTGTGAG TCGTGCCTTGCAGGTTTTTACAGGGTCGGCGGCGTTTTGTTTGGCGGGAATTGCATGCAATGCGAATGCCATGACCACGCCTCCCGCTGTGATGTCAACGGCGTGTGCCTG GGTTGCGTCCATCACACCACCGGTCCTCGCTGCGATCGCTGTCTCCCCGGTTTCTACGGCGACGCCACCGAGGGGACGGCGGACGATTGTCGACGTTGTGCGTGTCCTCTGACGGAGCCGTCCAACAG TTTCAGCCCGACGTGCGTGCTGGACTCTTTTGGGCACGTGTCATGTGACCAATGCCAGGAAGGCTACGCCGGAAGCAAGTGTCACGA GTGTTCCGACGGATTCTACGGCAACCCGCAGGTCGTGGGCGGGACTTGCGCGCGCTGCCAATGCAACGGCAACGTGGACGCCGAAGAGGCGGGGCATTGCGACAACGTCAGCGGCGAGTGCCTCCGCTGCCGCCACAACACGGCCGGGAGGCGCTGCGAGATCTGCGCCAGCGGTTTCTACGGCGACGCCGTGCAACAGAAGAATTGCCAAG actgcGATTGTGACGTCAACGGATCTCTGTCGAGCGTTTGCGACGCCGCAACTGGCCAATGCGCGTGCCGAGACAACGTGACGGGACGGGCGTGCGACCGCTGCCAG CCGGGCTTCTTCGCGCCGGCGGGCGGCTCGGGCTGCGTGGCCTgcgactgcgacccgaaagGTTCTCTGGGAGGATCCTGCGACGACGGCGGCCGCTGCCGATGCGTGGCCGGCGTGGACGGCGACAGGTGCGACCGCTGCGGCCGCGGTTACTTTGGTTTCCGTGACGACGGCTGCACAG CATGCACCTGCAACCATACAGGCGGGAACTGTCACCCGCAAACCGGGGAGTGCGTCTGCCCCGCCCACACAGAGGGGGACTCGTGCGGCAGGTGCGAGGCGGGATATTGGGGTCGCCATCCCGTCACAGGCTGCAAG CCTTGCGACTGCAGCGCAGAAGGAAGCTCCGCCCCTCAGTGCGAGCTGACCAATGGCCAGTGTCCGTGCAGAGAGGGCTTCTCCGGCAGGTCATGTGACCTGTGCGCCCCCGGTCACTACGGTTACCCGGCGTGCTCGCCGTGCGGCTGCGACGTGGCGGGAACGGAAGACGACTCGTGCAATCGGACGCTCGGCGTGTGCGACTGCCGGCGCGCCGGCGAGTGTGCGTGCAAG gCGGCGGTGTCGGGGCGGCGCTGCCAGGAGTGCATTTCGGGTTTCTTCGCTCTGTCGTGGGAAAATCCGGACGGCTGCTCGCCGTGCTTCTGTTCTGGACTCAGCGAGGACTGCGAGGAGCGCGCGGGACTCGTCAGAGCTCAC ATCACATTGGCTCGCTCTCCTGCCCTGCTGCCATTGGTCAGCCAGTCCAACCTGGAGGGTGTTATATCCGGAGTCTACCAGCAGGGCGGCGACATGCTGCTGGACACCCGCCAGCTCAACTCAAGCGGGCTGAGCGCTCCGCTCTACTGGCGGCTGCCCCCCCAGTTTGAAGGCCAGCAG CTGCTGTCGTACGGCGGCGTCCTGTCCTACGTTGTGACTTTCTACGCGGACGATGCTGAAGGGCTGGCCAATCAGGAGCCTCAAGTGCTGATGAGGGGAGGAGCCCTGAGGAAGCTGCTCATCTATACGGACATGGTTGCCCCTGACAACGGCATCAGGACCCAGCATGACATCAGGCTGACAGAG CACAAGTGGCGTTATTTTAACTCGGTATCCGAGAAGGCGGTTAGTCGCAGCGACTTCCTGTCCGTGCTCAACGACTTGCAGTACGTCATCGTCAAGGCTTCGTACGGCACGCGGCTGCAGCAGAGCAG GATTTCTAACATCACCATGGAGACGGCGCGAGAAGAACAGGAAGCCGGCGAGTCGGGAGCCGGGCCGGTCGCGAGACTGATCGAGTCGTGTTTCTGTCCGGCGGGTTACGCCGGATCGTCCTGCCAG GAATGCGCGGCAGGTTTCTTCCGCCAGCCGCTGTCGGAATTGCCGCCTCAGGCCCGAAAGTCGGCGTTCGTGCGTCCGTGCGTGGCGTGCCGCTGCAACGAGCACAGCAGCGACTGCGACGCACGCAGCGGCCGCTGCCAG GATTGCCAACATCACACCAGTGGGCGGAGCTGTGAGCTGTGCTCGCCGGGGTACTACGGCAACGTCAGCGGCTCCATTAGTGACTGCTCGCCATGCGCCTGCCCCCTACAGGACAACAG TTTCAGCCCCACATGTGAGTCCGAGGGAACGCTCGGAGACTTTCGCTGCACTTCCTGTCTGACAGGATATGAAGGGCGCTACTGTGAGCG GTGCTCTCTGGGTTACTACGGCAACCCCTCATTGCCAGGGGGGGCGTGCACCCCGTGCGGCTGCAGCGAGTGGGGGTCCCTGCACCCGCTGTGCGACCAGCTGACCGGCCGGTGCCGGTGCAACGCCGGGGTCAAAGGTGCGACGTGCGATCAGTGCGACGAGCGTCACGTCCTGGAGGGAAGCCGATGCTGGC CGTGCGACGACGACTGCACCGGGGGTCTCCTGGACGACTTGGAACGGACGCGCTGGCACTGGCGAGCCGCCAACGTCAGCGGTGCTGCCATGGCGCCCTATCGGCAGCTGGTGGCGCTAAATAAGCAGACCGCAAGCATGCAG CTCATGTTTGCAGAACGCACGTCTTCGGAGCTGCCGACGTCCGGAGCGGAAGAAGACCTCACGCAACTGACCTCTGACCTCAGCCTTCTGACAACGAAGGCCACAAACGTGTCACATGACTGTGAGCAAGTGGGCGTGGCCGCCAACGACAGCTTGTCGCACGCAAGCCGGCTGATGGAAAAGATCCAGCGGGTTCAAGACCGGATCGAAG CACTCGCGAAGGAGGCGGAGCAGCTGAACGGGGCTGCCGAGGCGGCGCTGGAAACAGCCAATCGGACGCGCCTGCTGGACCAgacggcggccatgttggaaagCTTGCGAGCCGTCAATCTGAGCGCCGCCGCGAGCGCGGCGCGTCATCAGCTCAG TCTATCAGAATCTCTCATGAAATTGCTCCAACACCAGTTCCTTCCGGGGGCGGGCAATAGGCTCCGCCCAGTCGCCGCTGGCCTCGACGCTAGCATGCAAAAGCTGCAAGAAGTGAAAACACGGTTGGAAGACGCCGAAAAAGAAAACGTACAAACGCACCTTGTGATGAACGCCACAAACGCTCGACTCAGCCACCataag GCAGCCCACCAGAACGTCACCGTTGCGTATGCGTGCGTGGAGGACGAGATGGAGGCGGGCCAGCTGCTGCTGAACGACGTGCTCAACCTGACGGGGGCGTTCACAAACATCTCCGCG ACGGACGTGCTGGGAGGCGAGCTGGATCAATGGCGCCCTCTGCTGAGGAAGAAAGTCGAGGCGCTTGTCATGGGATTGAAGAGCACCGATTCGCTGGAAAGGGTTTACCAAGCGGAGAGCCACGCCCACCTGCTTCGCAGCCACGCCCTCTCACTGCACGG TGCTCTGTCGTCGGTGTGGAACGCTTCCCAGAACAGCAGCCAACTGGTGTCGCTGGATGCCGATATCGCGGACGGCGTCGATGAGGCCCGGCGAGCCGCCTCGGATGCTCGCAAGTCCGCCGGCCTTGCTGCCAATATG accagccaatcagagcagCTGCTGTCAGCAGAGGGCGGAGCCAGGCTGAGTGCGATCGCTGCCGTGCTTAACGAGAGTCACGCGATCGCCAAGACAGCTGAAG ACGCGCGACTGAAGATCACCGCGGTAACCACAAGGCAGCGGATGCTGAGCAAGCGTGTGCGCAATGCCAGCGGACTACTCCATCAGCCAATCAGGGAGCTGCAGAGCCTCTCCAATG GGTCCCTGCAGCCGCAGGAAGCCCGGTCGCAGGCCGCAATTGCGCACGCTAGCCTACAGGAGGCGCTGCAGCACTTGAACAACCTCCAACAGCAGCTGCGGGattcttcttctgtggtggAAAAAAGCAACCTGAGCGCGGCAGAGACCAACCAGCTGATGACGCACGCGTATTCCACGG CCAATGAGGCGCAGCGGAGACTGGAGGAGGCGGAGCATCGCACGCAGCGTCTGAGTGAGAAAATAAAGCCGCTGAACATGCTGGGAGAAAGTCTGAGCCGAAACATGTCCGACATCCGAGAGCTCATCGAGCAGGCCAGAAGACAAGCGGCATCC atTAAGGTGGCGGTGCAGGCGGATGGAGGCTGCGTCCGTTCGTACAGACCACAGATTCAGTCGAGCAACTTTAACACCTTGACTTTGACCTTGAAGACCAAGAGTCCAAACAATCTGCTCTTCTATGTGGGCAGCAAGACGACG GTGGAATTCCTCGCAGTGGAGATGCACAACGGGAAAGTTTCTCTGCTCTGGGATGTCGGATCTGGCAGCACCAGGCTGGAATATCCGGGACTCAACATCGCCAACAACAGATGGACCGTCATCAACGCCACACG GCTGGGCTCTCGAGGCTTCCTGACCGTCCATCAGCTGGAAGCGGCGCCGTCGCAAACGGCGATGGCGGCATCCCCCGGACCGGCCCGGGTTCTACACATCGACAACGGCACCGTGGTCCACATCGGAGGGCTGGCGGACGACACCCAG GGGCCGCCGGCGTTGCAGTGGTCCAAGTTTCAGGGCTGTCTGGGGGAGGCGTCGCTCAACGAGAAGAACATCGGCTTGTGGAACTACGTCAGCAGACAAGGACAGTGCGGAGGCTGCTTCAGCag tccacAAGCAGAAGAGACGGCTTTCCACTTTGACGGTTCCGGATTCTCATTGGTCCAAAAGTCTCTGCGAGCCACATCCACTTCCATCGTCTTATTGTTTAAAACGCTGTCGCCGGGCGGATTGTTGTTGTATCTGGCTTCCAACAACACt AGGGACTTTCTGTCCATTGAGCTAGTGGAGGGCTGCGTCCGTCTGACCTTTGACCTCGGGTCCGGTCCTCTGGTCCTAACTTCCAGCAGGAAGTACAATACCGGCGTGTGGTACAAGGTCACGCTGCAAAGGAACCGACGCAAAG gttACCTGTCAATCATGGCGGCTGACCAATCATCAGAGAAAGAAGTGCTGGAGGCGGAGTCACCCGGAAGTGCCTCCGATTTGAACCGTTCTGACCTTGACCCCATCTACATCGGAGGACTTCCTGCTTCCCGACCAATCAG GCGACAAGTGGTCTCCAGATCCTACGTTGGCTGCATCAAGAACGTGGAGATCGCAAGGTTGAACTTTGACCTGCTAAGAGACGCATATGGAGTCAGGAAAGGCTGCGTTGTTGAG GCCGTGCGGAGTGTGTCGATGTTTAGCGGCGGCTTCGTTCAGATTGCTCCTCACGCACTTGGTCAGGAGGCGGAGTTTCTCTTCTCCTTCAAAtctaacaaccaatcaggaaTCCTGTTAGCCGCCCTCACTGAAAACCACAGCCAGCGGCGG CACTTCCTGTCCGTCCACCTGCTCCATGGTTCTCTGGAGGCGGAGCTTGGGGAGAAAGGTGCGGACGGTCGGCGGGTGGCGGTCACAGCAGCCGAAGGCGGATCCTTCGCCGACGGAAATAAACACTCGGTTATCGTTAACATCAACAGGAA GTCTCTTTCCATCCAAGTCGATGAGGGAAACGTGAAATCCGCCTCGCTGTTACCGGGCGGATTTTCCCGTCTCTCCACGGCCTCGTTTTTTGTCGGAGGACTGCCTTCAGGAGATGAGTCTGGTTTGCCAATCAGATTGCAGAAGATATCCAAGTTGTTCAGAGGATGCGTGCAGCACCTGGTGCTTGGCGACCG GCTCGTCGACCTGTCGGCGGCTGTCAGGTACGAGGGCGCGGCGCTTGACAGCTGCCTCCTGGAGGAGCAAATCCGAGGGGCGGTGCTTCCAGAAGACCAGGATGCAGAACCCACTCTGGATCCTTCCCAACTGTCTGCCGCCTCGCCCATCCAACTGACTCCTGCTGACTTAACG TGTACGCCAGAAGCAGAGTTGAGCTTCCTGCCCACAGCGGCTCACTTTGGCTCATCACGGCACAGTCACATGACCTTTACCATCGACCCCGTCGCTGTCCGCAAAAG CGTGTCCCTGCGGTTGTCGCTTCGAACCCGAGCTCAGGACGGCTTGTTGCTGCTCCTGTCCGACGCCAACCAGATGGACTTCGCCATCCTGCGGCTGGCGGCCGGCCGAGCGCTGATGTCGGCGGACCTCGGGAAGGGCGCCGCCACCGCGGCCTCCTCGGTCGCCGTGAACGACGGGAAATGGCACACG GTAACTGCGGACGTCAGCCGGCGCTCAGTTTGGGTCTCGGTGGACGCCTCCGCTCCGGACTCGGTGGCGGTCAGAGGGAACCAGCTGGACGTCAACAGCAGACTGTACCTGGGCGGGCTCCCGCGTGCGCATAACACTCGGAGAATAAAC GTGACAACGAGTCTTCGCGGTTGCCTTCACTCTGTGAGCGTGAACGGCGTCATGCTCGACCTCTCTCGACCCACCTCGCAacatgacgtcacttcctgtttcagtAAGGAGGAGACAGGAAGTTACTTTAATGGCAGCGGCTACGCAGCACTGA TGCGGGACGGGTACAAGGTGGGTTCGGACGTATCCGTGTCTTTGGAGTTTCGGACCGGCCAGTCGGAAGGCGTCTTGCTTGGTATCAGCAGTGCCAAGGTGGACGCCATTGGACTGGAGATGATCAAAGGACAG GTGGTGTTTAACGTGAATAACGGGGCGGGCAGAGTGTGGGTTGCTTCTGGCGGTCCCGTGTTGTGTGACGGACGCTGGCACCGCCTGCTGGCCCGGAAGACTAAACACACCCTGAGTCTGAGTGTGGACGGGAGGAGCAACTCCATCACCAACCCCTACCCACAATCCACCTCTGCCGAGACCAATAATCCCGTGTTCGTGGGTGGCTACCCAG ACGGAATCAAACAGAATTGCCTGTCAATCAAGTCGGCCTTCAGAGGTTGCCTGAAGAATGTTCATCTCGTCAAGTCGCACCTCAGCAGCCGTCTCGACTTGAGCCAGGCCTACTACTCGTTGGGCGTCGCCCCCGACTCGTGTCCCGCTGCCTAG